The following DNA comes from Paraburkholderia phytofirmans PsJN.
GCGGCGTTGCGGACGATGCTTGCGGCATGAGGCCTCCTCCTTTTATGGATAGGCTTCATTCTACTTTTTCGACGCGATTCGCGCGCGTTTGCGTACGGGCGTGCGGTTCGGTGTTGAGCATTCCGCCGCGCGGCGCGTATCCGGCGGCGCATTTGCCTGCGTGCTTGCCCGCATTTGTCCGCGCATTTGCCCCATAAACAAAGCACAAAAACTTGGTTCGCCCGCGCGGCGCCGGGCGGGACAATCACTACCCGGATTCCCGCAGCGAGGCACACACATGCTTTCATGCACCAAATCGACATGGCCGCCGCGGCTCGTCACCGTTCCCGGTCTGCACGGCAGCGAGGGCGCGCACTGGCAGACCTGGCTGGAGCGTCAGTTCGCGCGCTCGCTGCGCGTCGAGCAAGCCGACTGGGACGCGCCGGACCTCGCGGTATGGTCGAAATCGTTGCGCGATCTGCTGGCGCGCGAGCGCGGGCCGTTCGTGCTGGCAGCGCATAGCTTCGGTTGCCTCGCGACGGCGTATGCATTGCAGCAGGCCTCGTATGCGAACGAGGTGGTCGGCGTGCTGTTCGTGGCGCCCGCGAGTCCGCAGAAATTCGCCTTCGCGGGACCGTTCGACGCGCGGCGTCTCGGCGTGCCCTCGATCCTGATCGGCAGCGAAACCGATCCGTGGATGCCGCTCGCCGGTTCGCGCGATCTCGCGCAGCGTTTCGGCAGCGCATTCGTCAATCTCGGCGACGCGGGGCATATCAACACCGCGGCCGGTTTCGGTCCGTGGCCGCGCGCGAAATATTTCGTCGATACGCTGGTGCATTGCGCGGCGCCGCTGCGCTTTCGCGAGGAGTCGTTCGAGGCTGTACAGCATGCGTTCGTGTAAGTGAGCGGGCCGCGGCGTGCGCGCTTCGAGTGACGCGCGTACGGGCCGCTGGCCAAGTAAGCGATCCGTTAGAATCCCGCTTCACGCTGCACGTTCGTGCGGCCACTGGTTTTCATCATCGATAGGCGGGGACAAGATGGCAGGCAAGACGGGGACATCGCGCTGGCTGGCAGCCGGTATGACGGCAATCACGCTCGCGCTGGCGGGCATGTCGACTGCGCACGCGGATACATCGCTGCTCAACGTCTCATACGACGTGACGCGCGAGTTGTACAAGGACATCAACGCCGGCTTCATCGCGGCGTACAAGCAGAAGAGCGGCGAGAACGTATCGATCCGCCAGTCGCACGGCGCGTCGAGCGCGCAGGCGCTGTCGGTGTTGCAAGGCCTGCAGGCTGACGTAGTCACGATGAACCAGCCGAACGACATCGACTTGCTCGCCGAGAAAGGTCAACTGGTGCCGGCCAACTGGCGCGCGCGTCTGCCGAACGACAGCGCGCCCTACACCACGACGATGGTATTCCTGGTACGCAAGGGCAATCCGAAGCACATCAAGGACTGGGACGATCTCGCCAGGCCGGGCGTGCAGGTGGTGATCGCGAATCCGAAGACTTCGGGTAACGGACGCTACACCTATCTGGCCGCGTGGGGTTATCGCAAGCAGCACGGCGGCACCGATGCGCAGGCGCTCGACTTCGAAAAAGAGATCTTCAAGAACGTGCCGGTGCTCGACACGGGCGGCCGCGGCGCGACGACCACCTTCACGCAACGCGGCATCGGCGACGTGCTGGTGACGTTCGAAAACGAAGTCGCACTGATGGACACGGGCCTGGGCGGGGGCAATTTCGAAGCCGTGTATCCGTCGGTGAGTCTACTGGCGGCGCCGCCGGTGTCGATCGTCGACAAGGTGGTCGACAAGCGCGGCACGCGCAAGGAAGCGCAGGCGTATCTCGACTATCTGTGGTCGTCGGCCGCGCAGGAGATCATTGCGCAGCATCATCTGCGTCCGCGTGACAAGACCGTGCTCGCGAAGCACGCGGCGGAGTTCAAGCCGATCAAGACCTTCACCGTCGAAGAGATGTTCGGTAGCTGGCAGAAAGCGCAGCAAACGCATTTCTCTGATGGCGGGACGTTCGATCAGATCATCGTGGATAAGAAGTAAGTTTATTAGCGCCGTCAGTCAGTAAAAAGGCTGCCTCGAAAAACGAGGCAGCCTTTTTTATTGCGCGTGCTCTATCTCGCGCTATGCATACGCTCAGTTCGGCGCAGCGTGCTTATCGCAACTATGTTCGCAGCCGCTTTGATCGAGCGGCATCTGTTGCGCGGCTTCGGCGCGAATGCCGAGACGTTCGAGCAGTTTGCGGTCCGCTTCCGCTTGCGGGTTGCTGGTAGTCAGCAACTGATCGCCGTAGAAAATCGAGTTCGCGCCAGCGAGGAAGCACAACGCCTGCAACGCTTCGTCCATCTGCTCGCGGCCGGCCGACAGACGCACCATCGCGCGCGGCATGGTGATGCGCGCGATCGCGATCGTACGCACGAATTCGAATGGGTCGATTGCCTCAGTGCCGGTCAGCGGCGTGCCTTCCACCTGCACCAGATTGTTGATCGGTACCGATTCCGGATACGGCTCCATGTTCGCCAGTTGCGCAATCAGACCGGCGCGCTCACGGCGCGATTCGCCCAAGCCGACAATCCCGCCGCAGCACACGTTGATGCCCGCATCGCGCACGCGTTCCAGCGTGTCGAGGCGGTCCTGATACGTGCGCGTCGAAATGATCTGCCCGTAGAACTCGGGCGATGTGTCGAGGTTGTGGTTGTAATAGTCGAGGCCCGCTTCGCGCAGCCCTTGCGCCTGATGCGTTTCGAGCATGCCGAGCGTCACGCAGGTTTCCAGACCCATCGCCTTTACGCCACGGATCATGTCCTTGATCGGTTCGAGGTGGCGGTCTTTCGGATTGCGCCACGCGGCACCCATGCAGAAGCGCGTCGCGCCGTTTTCCTTGGCGACCTTGGCGGCGGCGAGCACTTCGTCGACCGGCATCAGCTTGTCGGCTTGGAGGCCCGTGTCGTGATGCACCGACTGCGGACAGTACGCGCAATCCTCCTCGCAGCCGCCGGTCTTGATGGACAGCAGCGTGGACAGTTGCACGGTGTTCGCATCGAAATGCTCGCGATGCGTTTGCTGTGCCTTGAACATCAGGTCGTTGAACGGCAGTTCGTACAACGCGACGATGTCGGCGACGCGCCAGCGCGCGACCTGTTTCGCGCCGGCTGCGGCGTTGGCATTGTTGTTTGCCGCGGCTGTGTCGGCGGGCGTGGGAGCGATGTTCAGTTGCGTCATGTCGTCAATCCTTATGGATGGATATGTGAGTTTTTAGCGCTGCGAATGCGTTTGCATGTGCCGCAGCGTCTGCAAAAGCCGGTTGATGTCGAGTTGGTCCGCCGCAAGTTCGGGCAACGCCGGGTTCAGATTCGGCACGATGCCGAGCAACGGGGCGTCGTATTCACGTGCCAGATGCTCGCGGATCGATGCGATGTTTTCGTCGGGAAACGTCATGTCCGGATCGATGCGGTTCGCGACCCACCCGGCGAGCGTGAGCCCGCGCGCGGCGATTGCTTCGGCGGTCAGCAGCGCGTGGCTGATGCAGCCGAGCCGCATGCCGACCACCAGCACGACCGGCAGCTTCAACGCGACGGCGAGATCGGCGGTGTCCTGAGTGGCCGTCAACGGCACACGAAAGCCGCCGACGCCTTCCACGACCACGATCTCCGCGCGCTTCAAAGCCTGCGCGTGACAATCGACGATATGGTCGAGATCGAACGTAACGTTTTCCAGCGCGGCCGCGATATGCGGCGCGGCCGGTTCCTTCAGCAGATACGGCGTGCGCATCGCGGGCGGCAGCAACACGTTCGAGGCGGCGTCGAGTTGATCTGCGTCTTCGTTATGCAGTACGCTGTTCAGTTCGAATGCGCCGGCGGCGATCGGCTTCATCGCGGCGGCTTGCAGGCCTTCGCGGACAAAG
Coding sequences within:
- the bioD gene encoding dethiobiotin synthase, coding for MSGLNQPALSLFVTGTDTEIGKTFVSSALLRGFVREGLQAAAMKPIAAGAFELNSVLHNEDADQLDAASNVLLPPAMRTPYLLKEPAAPHIAAALENVTFDLDHIVDCHAQALKRAEIVVVEGVGGFRVPLTATQDTADLAVALKLPVVLVVGMRLGCISHALLTAEAIAARGLTLAGWVANRIDPDMTFPDENIASIREHLAREYDAPLLGIVPNLNPALPELAADQLDINRLLQTLRHMQTHSQR
- a CDS encoding sulfate ABC transporter substrate-binding protein: MAGKTGTSRWLAAGMTAITLALAGMSTAHADTSLLNVSYDVTRELYKDINAGFIAAYKQKSGENVSIRQSHGASSAQALSVLQGLQADVVTMNQPNDIDLLAEKGQLVPANWRARLPNDSAPYTTTMVFLVRKGNPKHIKDWDDLARPGVQVVIANPKTSGNGRYTYLAAWGYRKQHGGTDAQALDFEKEIFKNVPVLDTGGRGATTTFTQRGIGDVLVTFENEVALMDTGLGGGNFEAVYPSVSLLAAPPVSIVDKVVDKRGTRKEAQAYLDYLWSSAAQEIIAQHHLRPRDKTVLAKHAAEFKPIKTFTVEEMFGSWQKAQQTHFSDGGTFDQIIVDKK
- the bioB gene encoding biotin synthase BioB, giving the protein MTQLNIAPTPADTAAANNNANAAAGAKQVARWRVADIVALYELPFNDLMFKAQQTHREHFDANTVQLSTLLSIKTGGCEEDCAYCPQSVHHDTGLQADKLMPVDEVLAAAKVAKENGATRFCMGAAWRNPKDRHLEPIKDMIRGVKAMGLETCVTLGMLETHQAQGLREAGLDYYNHNLDTSPEFYGQIISTRTYQDRLDTLERVRDAGINVCCGGIVGLGESRRERAGLIAQLANMEPYPESVPINNLVQVEGTPLTGTEAIDPFEFVRTIAIARITMPRAMVRLSAGREQMDEALQALCFLAGANSIFYGDQLLTTSNPQAEADRKLLERLGIRAEAAQQMPLDQSGCEHSCDKHAAPN
- a CDS encoding RBBP9/YdeN family alpha/beta hydrolase; amino-acid sequence: MLSCTKSTWPPRLVTVPGLHGSEGAHWQTWLERQFARSLRVEQADWDAPDLAVWSKSLRDLLARERGPFVLAAHSFGCLATAYALQQASYANEVVGVLFVAPASPQKFAFAGPFDARRLGVPSILIGSETDPWMPLAGSRDLAQRFGSAFVNLGDAGHINTAAGFGPWPRAKYFVDTLVHCAAPLRFREESFEAVQHAFV